From a region of the Streptomyces sp. B21-083 genome:
- the glyA gene encoding serine hydroxymethyltransferase — protein MSLLNTPLHELDPDIAAAVDAELNRQQSTLEMIASENFAPVAVMEAQGSVLTNKYAEGYPGRRYYGGCEHVDVAEQIAIDRVKELFGAEYANVQPHSGASANQAALFALAQPGDTILGLDLAHGGHLTHGMRLNFSGKQFDVVAYHVDEAGLVDMAELEQLAKEHRPKVIIAGWSAYPRQLDFAEFRRIADEVGAYLWVDMAHFAGLVAAGLHPNPVPYADVVTSTTHKTLGGPRGGIILAKKEFAKKLNSSVFPGFQGGPLEHVIAAKAVSFKVAASDDFKERQQRTVDGARILAERLVRADVGEHGVSVLSGGTDVHLVLVDLRDSELDGKQAEDRLHEVGITVNRNAIPNDPRPPMVTSGLRIGTPALATRGFTTEDFEEVADVIAETLKPSFDVDALKARVTTLADKHPLYPGLNK, from the coding sequence CGCTTCTGAACACTCCCCTGCACGAGCTCGACCCCGACATCGCCGCCGCCGTCGACGCCGAGCTGAACCGTCAGCAGTCCACCCTGGAGATGATCGCCTCGGAGAACTTCGCTCCGGTCGCGGTCATGGAGGCCCAGGGCTCGGTTCTCACCAACAAGTACGCCGAGGGCTATCCCGGCCGCCGCTACTACGGCGGCTGCGAGCACGTCGACGTCGCCGAGCAGATCGCGATCGACCGGGTCAAGGAGCTGTTCGGCGCCGAGTACGCCAACGTGCAGCCGCACTCGGGAGCCTCCGCCAACCAGGCCGCGCTGTTCGCGCTGGCCCAGCCCGGCGACACCATCCTCGGCCTGGACCTGGCGCACGGCGGCCACCTCACCCACGGGATGCGGCTGAACTTCTCCGGCAAGCAGTTCGACGTGGTCGCCTACCACGTGGACGAGGCCGGGCTGGTCGACATGGCCGAGCTGGAGCAGCTCGCCAAGGAGCACCGCCCGAAGGTGATCATCGCGGGCTGGTCGGCGTATCCGCGTCAGCTGGACTTCGCCGAGTTCCGCCGCATCGCGGACGAGGTGGGCGCGTACCTCTGGGTCGACATGGCGCACTTCGCCGGTCTGGTCGCGGCGGGGCTGCACCCGAACCCGGTGCCCTACGCGGACGTCGTCACCTCGACGACCCACAAGACGCTGGGCGGCCCGCGCGGCGGCATCATCCTGGCGAAGAAGGAGTTCGCGAAGAAGCTGAACTCGTCCGTCTTCCCGGGCTTCCAGGGCGGCCCCCTGGAGCATGTGATCGCGGCGAAGGCCGTCTCCTTCAAGGTCGCCGCCTCGGACGACTTCAAGGAGCGCCAGCAGCGTACGGTGGACGGTGCGCGCATCCTCGCCGAGCGCCTGGTGCGGGCGGACGTCGGTGAGCACGGCGTGTCCGTCCTGTCCGGCGGTACGGACGTCCACCTGGTCCTCGTCGACCTGCGCGACTCCGAACTGGACGGCAAGCAGGCGGAGGACCGCCTCCACGAGGTCGGCATCACCGTCAACCGGAACGCGATCCCGAACGACCCGCGTCCGCCGATGGTGACGTCGGGCCTGCGGATCGGCACCCCGGCGCTGGCCACCCGCGGCTTCACGACCGAGGACTTCGAGGAGGTCGCGGACGTCATCGCCGAGACCTTGAAGCCGTCGTTCGACGTCGACGCTCTGAAGGCGCGCGTCACGACACTGGCCGACAAGCACCCGCTGTACCCCGGCCTGAACAAGTAG